AACTCTATGGCAAGTTTAGGTTTGGGAGGTTCGCTGTTTTATGCTGCAAAAACTGCAGGTTATACCTATGAATCATTAATCAACAAAATTTTGGATGTTGCTGTGATGAGATATTTTGGTTCTTCTCAACTAGTTGAATCTGAACCTGACCTTACTCAACCACTTCGTGTGGTAGCTCGCACTTATCTTAGGGGACATCTGCAAAGTCAAAAGGACACATTAAGAGATTTTGTTAATCTTAACACTCATGTTTACAATATTGATAATGTCAACAAACTAGGCTCAATGCTGTCTAGACGTATGAAACATTTAGGATTTGTCGAGCATTTACATAGGCAACATGAGATTGGTGATTTCCACTATTTCAAAAATCACAATGAAGAGAAAAATGATGTTTTGATCATATCTCATATTGATACTCACTATGGACCAAATGATCTTATCACCTATTTTGAGGATGATGATCGTATTTACGGTTCTGGTATAGCTGAAAGTAAAGGAGGATTGGTTGTAATGTTAGGTGCATTACATGCTTTGCGATATGCAAAACGATTAAAAAAAATCAAATGTGGAGTTCTATTTACTACTGATGACAGTTTAGGTGGGAGATTCAGTAAAAAACTTGTTCAACAATATTCTAGAAAATCCAAATATATCATTGGATTAAAATCTGCAAGTAAAGATGGTGGAATCATTACAACTTGTTATGGAAGAAATGATTATCAAATTAGATTTGCAACTCCAAATTCTACCTCTTCTGACATTCATGGTATAATCCCTGTACTTGGGAAAAAAATATCTTCTATTGAGAAACTTTCAAAAGATGAAAGAAATTATCGTCTCAGAACAACTTCTGTTGTTGCACAGGGAACTCATGGACATACGCCAAACTATGCAACACTATCTATTGTTTGTAGTTTCAAAACTTCTGCATTAGGAAAAACTATGGATTCAAAGATACGAACTATAATGCAAAAGAAAGAATCTGGTCAAAAGAATTTAGAAGTTGCAATAAACCAAATTCAAACTAGACCTCCAGTAATTGAAGAACCTTCAGATAAGAAATTTTATGAAATAGTAGAAGATCTAGCTAAGAAACATGAATTGAAAATAAAACGTCATGAGCAAATAATGTCTTCTGATATTAGTAATGTTCCATCTAAATTGCCTGCATTAGATGGGTTTGGGCCTGTTGGAAACAAATATCGTTCTACACGAGAATATATTATTCATGATTCTATTGCAGAACGTTCTGCACTATTAGCTTCTGTTTTGTATAGGTGTAGTCAATAAATGAGACTAAAATATCCACTAGCCTTAATTAGAATTCCTAGACATTTAGATAAGTGGAAGTGAATTGAAAGATCAAGTCGGAATAATCATCAATAGGCTCGTTTATGGTTTTGTTTTTGCTTTTTTGTATCAAATTGTAATTGGTATTGCTACTTCATTACTTTCAATTCCTTTAACTGGAAACATTCAAGATCTCATCTCTGGTGTGGAACAAATAGATTCTTCGTCGGGACCTTTACTAGTGTCTTGGTGGGTGATCTCTACTTTGATAATTACTACTATAGCTCTGCTAATCATACGATTCAAAAAATATTTGTCTCCATACAAAGGAGAGGCAAACATTGAGATTCCTCCTAAGATCACTGCAGTTACAGCAATAATCATAGGTGCGTCAATATCATTTCTATTTTTTATCTTAGATTTGATTATTGGTATGATGGTACAAACCGGTTCAAAAACTGATGTATCTGCAATATATCAAGCAGCATTGATTGGAGACTTTACTCCATTATATGTTAGCATTATTTTTTCAATAATTGCAGGATTCATTATTGTATGGGTGGCAAGTAAAACCTCCGCTGTAAAGGAAATCACTCGAGACTTTGGGTTACAAGACATAGCTGGTCTAAAACGAATAATCAATACAACTAAAACACAAAAAACCACTATCTCTGATACTATTGGAAAACGTCCTGGTGCTTTAATTCATGTTGGAGAGCAAAAGGTAGACAAAGTTACAGTAAATCTAATAGAATATGATAGTGAAAAAATTAACGAAATTAAAGATGCTACTTATGAAAACTGTCTTGAATCAAAAAATAAACCAAATGTCTCATGGGTTAATGTGATTGGTATTCATGATCCAGACATAATCAAAACTTTTGGTAACAATTTTGGCATTCACACACTTCATCAATCAAACATTATGAATACTGAATTACGACCTTCAGTAGAAATCTCTGATGACTATGTCATGTTGATGTTGAAAATGCCGCATTATGACGTTAAAACAGGAAAACTAGAACTAGAACAAGTAACAATAATTTTGGCTGAACATCACATTCTAACTTTTCAAGAGATCGAAGATGACTTTTTTGAGGAGATTAGAAAAAGATTACGTAATAATTCTGGTTCTATTCGTAAACTCAAAAGTGATTACTTGGCCTATTCTATAATTGATGCTATAATTGATAGCTATTTTTTGGTTCTAGAAAAGATTGGTGATATTACTGAAAATCTTGAAGAAGAATTAATGCAGAATCCTACCCCTGAAACTATGCAAACTATTCAAACTCTAAAACGTAGAATGATTGCACTAAGAAAAGCAATATGGCCTGGCAGAGAAATCATCAATTCTTTAGAACGTGATTCAACTGTTTTGATTTCAGATAATACGCGCCCCTATCTACGTGATGTTTATAATCATACAATTCAGGTAACTGATTCCATTGAAGGATTAAGAGATGTAATTGGAGGAATGCTTGACACCTATCTATCTAGTGTGAGTAATAGAATGAATGAAGTCATGAAGACATTAACTATAATTGCATCAATCTTCATTCCAATAACTTTCATAGCTGGTATCTATGGTACAAATTTTTCTTATGTTCCAGAATTACAATGGGAAGGCAGTTATTTTGTAATGCTTGGCGCAATGGGAATAATATCCCTTGGCATGATTGGTTACTTCAAAAAGAAAAAATGGTTATAGTAGATGAGATTTGACTAACATTTTACTTCAAAGAACATATGAAATTCTTGAAGGTACAACTGATGACAAGTTTACAAAAGGATTCCAAATTTTCATCATCTCTTTAATTGCAGTTAATGTGCTTGTAGTAATTATTGAGACTGAAGAATCTGTGTTAGATGAATATGGTTATTTGTTTACTCCTTTTGAAGTTTTTTCTGTATTGGTATTTACTGGAGAATATGCAGGACGATTAATTGTCTGTAAATTAAATCCAAAATATCAGAATAAAAAATATGCTTTGCTTAGATTTATCTTTACACCTATGATGTTAGTTGATTTAGCTGCAATACTTCCATTCTTCTTGCCTTTTGTGGTAGCTGATGTTAGATTCATTAGAATCATCAGATTGTTAAGATTGTTCAGACTATTCAAACTTGCAAGATATTCTGAACCTATGCAGACGCTAGGCGAAGTCTTCAAAGCAAAAGCCGGAGATTTAGCTGTTGCATTTTTTATTCTGTTTATTGTTCTAATCTTTGCTTCAAGCTTAATGTATCATGCAGAACATGAGGCTCAGCCTGAAGCATTTTCTAGTATCCCTACATCTATGTGGTGGGGAATTGTTACCCTTACCACAATAGGCTACGGTGATGTTTATCCAGTTACGATTGCAGGCAAATTCATTGCATCAGGTGTAGCTATTTTGGGTATTGCAGTATATGCAATTCCTACTGGAATTATGGCATCTGCATTTACTGAAGAATTACGAAAAAGAAAAGACTCAAAGAATGATACATGTCCTCATTGTGGAAAGGATATAACACAACATCCGGGAGAAGATTAGGAATTGAATATTGAAAAAATAGAAAGATCTTTCAAACCAACTAATGACAAAAAATGTTCTGTATCTAAACGAGGAATGGTTGCATCGGCATTTCCTGATGCGACAAAAGCAGGAGTTGAGGTTCTAAAAAAAGGAGGAAATGCAATTGATGCTGCATGTGCAACTGCTTTGGCTCTAGGTGTGTGTGAACCCCAAGCCTCCGGAATAGGTGGACAATCTATGGGAATAATCTATTTCAATGGGAAATCTATTGCAATTGATGGTTCAAGTCGTGCGCCTTCTTTAGCTCATTCTTCAATATATAAAAGAAAAAAACATCGTAGACTTGGCTATAAAGCAACAACAGTTCCAAGTACTTTGGCAACTATAGGGTTCTTACATGAAAGATATGGTCGACTCGAATGGCAGAAAATTGTTGCCCCTTCAATTCGTATTGCAAAAAGAGGATACCATATTACAAAATTACAACATGATCTACAAGTAAGAGAACTAGAAAATTTTCTTTCAATTAAATCAAAATCTGGTGCAAAATATTTCCTAAAAGACGGTTTAGTTCCATATGATATAGGTGACCTTTTTGTTCAAAATGATTTGGCTGAAACTCTAAAAATTATTTCAGATTATGGTTACACTGTTTTTTATCATGGCTCTATTGCCAAAACTATTTCTGAAGATATGAAGAAAAATGGAGGATTGATTAGAGATGAAGATCTAGCATATATGCCAGAACCTCTTATTCGAAAACCTCTTAGTAGAAAATATCGTCATTTTAGAGTATCTACATTACCTCCTCCTGCTGCCGGGAGAACATTGCTTCTGACATTAATGATGTTAAATCATTTACCCTCAAAATTTCTGAGAAGCTCAAAACCTAGTTCGTATCACTTTGTAGCTGAGACATTTAGAAAAGCATTTTTGCATAGACTACAACGTCCATTTAATAGACATACTTATGATCAGGCCAAAGATAAATTACATCTACAAAGATCATTTGCAAAACAAATGGCAGATTCCATTCACAATTCAATGGATGCAACCTTGCCTATGATTGATCCTGAATTTGGAGGAGAAGACACAACCCATCTTTCAACTATGGATGCAGAAGGAAATGCAGTTGGAATCACACAATCTGTTGAGCTTGCGTATGGTTCAAAAGCTGCTGCTGATGGTTTAGGGTTTCTTTACAATAATTACATGTCTGCGTTTGAATTCTCAAACCCTAATCATCCCTTTTACATTCGTCCTAATGCTATTCCTTGGACTTCAGTTTCACCTGCACTTGTTTTTAATGGTTCAAAATTATGGATGGTAGTTGGAAGTCCTGGTAGTCAACGAATTTTTTCTACTGTCACCCAATTTCTTTCAAGAATAATTGATGGGGAATTGCCTATGAGTGATGCAATTGAACGCCCTAGATTCCATTGTTCAATTGGAGGAGTTGTTAGTATAGAAGACGGTGGATTTAGAGATGAAATTGTTAACTATCTAAAAGATATGGGTTATGAAATATCTGTAAAAGAAAGATACTCCTTTTATCATGGAGCAATTCATGCAACTATGAAGCTTCAGTCTCAAGAGGGATTTCATGGAGTTGCAGAAGTTCGCCGTGATGGAACTGCTGAAGGATTGAATTGATTATGTTGCCCGTGTTATTATCAATACCTCATGGCGGTACAAAAAAACCTCCAGAGCTTGAAGGACATTTGTCTATTACAAACAGGGACTTGTTTGATGATTCGGATCCTTTTGTGATAGAACTCTATGATTTGGGAGATAAAGTTCAACGTGTGATAAAAACAGACATTGCAAGAGCATTTGTTGATCTTAATCGTTCATTAGAAGACATGCCTCCTGACAAT
This sequence is a window from Nitrosopumilus sp.. Protein-coding genes within it:
- a CDS encoding M20/M25/M40 family metallo-hydrolase — encoded protein: MKVSLIYNEKQIDPNDVINVFGMTTKEHYSTKAVERVARSLEKGGHSVKVIEGDIHLADELREFMPKVVSGEKPGMVFNMAYGIQGQNRYTHVPAMMEMLGIPYIGSGPAGHAIVQDKVMTKIVLQKNNIATPGFWVFKTPDDNFDDLAFPVIVKPKLESTSMGMEVVDNWDDLRAAVKVQIEKFQQDILVEQFISGREFAVGLIGNSPNIEVLPIVEINLGDPDQIQTISDKKQSGGVDKTCPAKLTKEKTEEMKQMCIQAFTALGLNDYSRVDFRMDKDENLYILELNSMASLGLGGSLFYAAKTAGYTYESLINKILDVAVMRYFGSSQLVESEPDLTQPLRVVARTYLRGHLQSQKDTLRDFVNLNTHVYNIDNVNKLGSMLSRRMKHLGFVEHLHRQHEIGDFHYFKNHNEEKNDVLIISHIDTHYGPNDLITYFEDDDRIYGSGIAESKGGLVVMLGALHALRYAKRLKKIKCGVLFTTDDSLGGRFSKKLVQQYSRKSKYIIGLKSASKDGGIITTCYGRNDYQIRFATPNSTSSDIHGIIPVLGKKISSIEKLSKDERNYRLRTTSVVAQGTHGHTPNYATLSIVCSFKTSALGKTMDSKIRTIMQKKESGQKNLEVAINQIQTRPPVIEEPSDKKFYEIVEDLAKKHELKIKRHEQIMSSDISNVPSKLPALDGFGPVGNKYRSTREYIIHDSIAERSALLASVLYRCSQ
- the corA gene encoding magnesium/cobalt transporter CorA translates to MKDQVGIIINRLVYGFVFAFLYQIVIGIATSLLSIPLTGNIQDLISGVEQIDSSSGPLLVSWWVISTLIITTIALLIIRFKKYLSPYKGEANIEIPPKITAVTAIIIGASISFLFFILDLIIGMMVQTGSKTDVSAIYQAALIGDFTPLYVSIIFSIIAGFIIVWVASKTSAVKEITRDFGLQDIAGLKRIINTTKTQKTTISDTIGKRPGALIHVGEQKVDKVTVNLIEYDSEKINEIKDATYENCLESKNKPNVSWVNVIGIHDPDIIKTFGNNFGIHTLHQSNIMNTELRPSVEISDDYVMLMLKMPHYDVKTGKLELEQVTIILAEHHILTFQEIEDDFFEEIRKRLRNNSGSIRKLKSDYLAYSIIDAIIDSYFLVLEKIGDITENLEEELMQNPTPETMQTIQTLKRRMIALRKAIWPGREIINSLERDSTVLISDNTRPYLRDVYNHTIQVTDSIEGLRDVIGGMLDTYLSSVSNRMNEVMKTLTIIASIFIPITFIAGIYGTNFSYVPELQWEGSYFVMLGAMGIISLGMIGYFKKKKWL
- a CDS encoding ion transporter; protein product: MTNILLQRTYEILEGTTDDKFTKGFQIFIISLIAVNVLVVIIETEESVLDEYGYLFTPFEVFSVLVFTGEYAGRLIVCKLNPKYQNKKYALLRFIFTPMMLVDLAAILPFFLPFVVADVRFIRIIRLLRLFRLFKLARYSEPMQTLGEVFKAKAGDLAVAFFILFIVLIFASSLMYHAEHEAQPEAFSSIPTSMWWGIVTLTTIGYGDVYPVTIAGKFIASGVAILGIAVYAIPTGIMASAFTEELRKRKDSKNDTCPHCGKDITQHPGED
- the ggt gene encoding gamma-glutamyltransferase, with amino-acid sequence MNIEKIERSFKPTNDKKCSVSKRGMVASAFPDATKAGVEVLKKGGNAIDAACATALALGVCEPQASGIGGQSMGIIYFNGKSIAIDGSSRAPSLAHSSIYKRKKHRRLGYKATTVPSTLATIGFLHERYGRLEWQKIVAPSIRIAKRGYHITKLQHDLQVRELENFLSIKSKSGAKYFLKDGLVPYDIGDLFVQNDLAETLKIISDYGYTVFYHGSIAKTISEDMKKNGGLIRDEDLAYMPEPLIRKPLSRKYRHFRVSTLPPPAAGRTLLLTLMMLNHLPSKFLRSSKPSSYHFVAETFRKAFLHRLQRPFNRHTYDQAKDKLHLQRSFAKQMADSIHNSMDATLPMIDPEFGGEDTTHLSTMDAEGNAVGITQSVELAYGSKAAADGLGFLYNNYMSAFEFSNPNHPFYIRPNAIPWTSVSPALVFNGSKLWMVVGSPGSQRIFSTVTQFLSRIIDGELPMSDAIERPRFHCSIGGVVSIEDGGFRDEIVNYLKDMGYEISVKERYSFYHGAIHATMKLQSQEGFHGVAEVRRDGTAEGLN